A genomic segment from Acidobacteriota bacterium encodes:
- a CDS encoding PQQ-binding-like beta-propeller repeat protein: MKRQKAKGKKQKVMRNLIAIALFTLSALAILTIRQLGNRLPGNNVQASDPGVGDWPMWGGTADRNMVSNMKGLPTSWDVNKKTNVKWVAALGSQSYGNPVVAGGQVYVGTNNEAPRDSKNVGDKGVLMCFSEATGEFLWQQVNDKLPAGRVNDWPFQGVCSSPLVEGKILYYVTNRCEVICLDAEGFRDNENDGPYKEEKLTGKFDADIIWKFDMMEEVGSQPHNMSNASPVAYGDLLYICTSNGQDESHVNIPSPKAPPLIAINKKTGKLVWEDENSVGDKILHGQWSSPTVGKIGDTLQVIHGQGDGWIRGFDAMTGKKLWEFDSNPKDSVWPKTRNELISTPIIWNGKVYIANGQDPEHGEGVGHLYCIDPTKRGDITKTGLVWHYDKIRRSISTGAIADGLLYYADFSGFLHCVDATTGKPYWVHDMLAAVWGSPVVIDGKVYLGDEDGDMVILQAGKEKKQIAEINMGSSVYSSPVPANGVLYIMNRNQLFALSEKASAPAAAKPAN; the protein is encoded by the coding sequence ATGAAAAGGCAAAAGGCAAAAGGCAAAAAGCAAAAGGTGATGAGAAACCTCATCGCCATCGCGTTGTTTACGCTGAGCGCGCTGGCAATACTGACAATTCGTCAACTGGGAAATCGTTTACCGGGAAACAATGTACAGGCATCCGACCCCGGCGTTGGCGATTGGCCGATGTGGGGCGGCACGGCTGACCGCAACATGGTTTCCAACATGAAAGGCTTGCCGACCAGTTGGGATGTCAATAAAAAGACCAACGTCAAATGGGTGGCGGCGCTCGGTTCGCAATCTTACGGCAACCCTGTGGTTGCCGGTGGACAGGTTTATGTCGGCACCAACAATGAAGCGCCGCGTGACTCGAAAAACGTCGGCGACAAAGGCGTGTTGATGTGTTTCAGCGAAGCCACAGGCGAATTCCTCTGGCAACAGGTCAATGACAAACTGCCTGCCGGGCGCGTCAACGACTGGCCCTTTCAAGGCGTCTGCTCTTCGCCGCTGGTCGAAGGAAAAATCCTTTATTACGTGACCAATCGTTGCGAAGTCATATGCCTCGATGCCGAAGGTTTCCGCGATAATGAAAACGACGGACCCTACAAAGAGGAAAAACTCACAGGTAAATTCGACGCCGACATCATCTGGAAATTTGACATGATGGAAGAGGTCGGTTCGCAGCCGCACAATATGTCGAATGCTTCACCGGTCGCTTACGGCGATTTGCTTTATATCTGCACCTCAAACGGGCAGGATGAAAGCCACGTCAACATTCCTTCGCCGAAAGCGCCGCCCTTGATTGCCATCAACAAAAAGACCGGCAAACTCGTTTGGGAAGATGAAAATTCGGTTGGCGATAAAATTTTGCATGGGCAATGGTCATCGCCTACGGTTGGCAAAATCGGCGACACCCTACAGGTCATTCACGGACAGGGCGACGGCTGGATTCGCGGTTTCGATGCGATGACCGGTAAAAAGCTCTGGGAATTCGATTCCAATCCGAAAGATTCGGTCTGGCCGAAAACCCGCAATGAATTGATTTCAACGCCGATTATCTGGAACGGCAAAGTCTACATTGCCAACGGGCAAGACCCCGAACACGGCGAAGGCGTCGGTCATCTCTATTGCATCGACCCGACCAAACGCGGCGACATTACCAAAACCGGACTGGTCTGGCATTACGATAAAATCCGGCGTTCGATTTCAACCGGCGCGATTGCCGATGGGCTTTTATATTACGCAGACTTCAGCGGCTTCCTGCATTGCGTAGATGCCACAACCGGCAAGCCTTACTGGGTGCACGATATGCTCGCTGCCGTATGGGGTTCGCCGGTGGTGATTGACGGCAAAGTTTATCTCGGTGATGAAGACGGCGATATGGTCATCTTGCAAGCCGGTAAAGAGAAAAAACAGATTGCCGAAATCAATATGGGCAGTTCCGTTTACAGCAGCCCGGTTCCGGCAAACGGCGTGCTCTATATTATGAACCGCAACCAACTTTTCGCTTTGTCGGAAAAAGCCTCTGCTCCAGCCGCAGCCAAACCAGCAAATTAA
- a CDS encoding ankyrin repeat domain-containing protein, whose protein sequence is MLNSRLAILLFTLLLSTMTFAQDKTAQNTDEDFFAAARRGDIAAVKTFLDKGTDVNTKTRYGATALFYACDRGNLELIKLLLERGADPNVKDTFYGATPMTWAVDKGNVGAVKLLIEKGSKEKDAALALAVDKSSPELVKTVLDKGGASSGAMTKAITRANADNKTEIAEALKKAGAVPFQTIGDEVLKTYAGMYKHEQVGELTFTVKDGKFVGQIKGQGPFTVGAISKTTFTIIEFDGATFEFNLENDKATGVTLKQGGRTFQFKKIE, encoded by the coding sequence ATGTTGAACTCACGCCTCGCCATTTTACTTTTTACCTTGTTGTTATCAACCATGACTTTTGCGCAGGACAAGACAGCGCAAAACACCGATGAAGATTTTTTTGCCGCTGCCAGGCGCGGCGATATTGCCGCAGTTAAAACCTTTTTAGATAAGGGTACGGATGTCAACACGAAAACCCGTTATGGCGCGACGGCGCTTTTTTACGCCTGCGACAGAGGCAATCTGGAATTGATTAAACTGCTTCTTGAACGTGGCGCTGACCCCAATGTAAAAGACACCTTTTATGGCGCAACCCCGATGACCTGGGCGGTCGATAAAGGGAATGTAGGGGCGGTAAAGCTGTTAATTGAAAAAGGCTCGAAAGAAAAGGATGCGGCGCTCGCTTTGGCTGTTGATAAAAGCTCGCCGGAACTCGTCAAAACCGTTTTGGACAAAGGCGGCGCATCTTCAGGCGCGATGACCAAAGCGATTACCAGAGCCAATGCCGATAATAAAACTGAGATTGCTGAAGCTTTGAAAAAAGCCGGCGCGGTGCCCTTTCAAACTATCGGTGATGAAGTGTTGAAAACTTATGCGGGCATGTATAAACACGAACAGGTTGGCGAATTGACCTTCACGGTAAAGGACGGAAAATTCGTCGGGCAGATCAAAGGGCAAGGCCCCTTTACAGTCGGCGCAATCAGCAAGACGACCTTCACGATTATCGAATTTGACGGCGCGACCTTTGAATTCAATTTGGAAAATGACAAAGCCACCGGCGTCACCTTGAAACAGGGCGGCAGAACATTTCAGTTTAAAAAAATCGAATAA
- the egtB gene encoding ergothioneine biosynthesis protein EgtB — protein sequence MSSTVHPQSISESPADAATRFLKIREATEKLCAPLSPEDAIVQSVEFCSPAKWHLAHTSWFFETFILEREVANYRHFHTEFRVLYNSYYKSVGEQFSRPQRGLISRPSLAEVYRYRDYVNEQMVRFLRERENLAGLLKVIFETGLHHEQQHQELILTDLKHLFSFNPLHPVYRERAEVESTGVAPLRWHAYEEGIHLIGHEGDDFAFDNEEPRHRFFVEAFELASRLVTNGEYLEFMNDGGYSRPEFWLSDGWDTVQRQGWQAPLYWQMEDGGWFAHTLSGFRKLNLAEPVSHVSFYEADAFARWAEARLATEFEWEAVASELPIAGNFVENGFLHPVPATHNSTDAPQQLSGDVWEWTASPYSPYPRFQPRSGSLGEYNGKFMCNQMVLRGGSCATPLSHIRTSYRNFFQPEMRWQFSGIRLARDVK from the coding sequence GTGAGTTCAACTGTTCATCCGCAATCAATCTCTGAGTCGCCAGCCGATGCGGCAACCCGTTTTCTAAAAATCCGTGAAGCGACAGAAAAACTCTGCGCGCCGCTTTCGCCCGAAGATGCCATTGTGCAATCCGTAGAATTCTGTAGTCCCGCGAAATGGCATCTCGCCCATACCAGTTGGTTTTTTGAAACCTTTATTCTTGAACGCGAAGTTGCAAACTATAGGCATTTTCATACGGAGTTTCGCGTGCTCTACAACTCGTATTACAAATCCGTTGGCGAACAATTTTCGCGCCCACAGCGCGGATTGATTTCGCGTCCGAGCCTCGCGGAGGTTTACCGGTATCGCGACTATGTCAATGAACAGATGGTCAGATTTTTGCGCGAGCGAGAAAATTTAGCCGGTTTACTCAAAGTCATTTTTGAAACCGGCTTGCACCATGAACAGCAACACCAGGAATTGATTCTCACAGACCTCAAACATCTGTTTTCATTCAACCCCTTGCATCCGGTTTATCGTGAACGCGCCGAGGTTGAGTCTACTGGGGTTGCGCCACTTCGTTGGCACGCTTACGAAGAAGGCATTCATTTGATTGGGCACGAGGGCGACGATTTCGCCTTCGATAACGAAGAGCCGCGCCATCGCTTCTTCGTCGAAGCCTTTGAACTGGCATCGCGCCTGGTGACCAATGGCGAGTATCTGGAATTTATGAACGATGGTGGCTACTCGCGCCCCGAATTCTGGCTCTCGGATGGGTGGGACACGGTGCAGCGACAGGGTTGGCAAGCGCCGCTTTACTGGCAGATGGAAGACGGCGGGTGGTTTGCGCATACGCTTTCGGGATTTCGCAAACTTAATTTAGCCGAGCCGGTCTCTCACGTGAGTTTTTACGAAGCCGATGCCTTTGCGCGTTGGGCTGAGGCGAGACTGGCGACCGAGTTTGAATGGGAAGCGGTGGCTTCCGAACTGCCCATCGCCGGCAATTTTGTTGAAAACGGTTTTTTGCATCCGGTTCCCGCAACTCACAATTCAACCGATGCGCCACAGCAACTGTCTGGCGATGTGTGGGAGTGGACGGCGAGTCCATATTCCCCTTATCCGCGATTTCAGCCACGCAGTGGTTCGCTTGGCGAATACAACGGCAAATTCATGTGCAATCAAATGGTGTTAAGAGGCGGTTCGTGCGCCACCCCGCTTTCGCACATTCGCACAAGCTACCGCAATTTCTTTCAACCCGAAATGCGTTGGCAGTTCAGCGGCATCCGTCTGGCGCGCGATGTGAAATAA
- a CDS encoding alkaline phosphatase family protein: MLIAVLLLIGCVVQTGFTQPVKNKVILINIRGASKQFIDLSLKKAIFDKPSAFRFLKKNAQISSALEPIPNAVRAVNNATLETGVYPETHGIVGNSFGEIIDDKVETASGFNSPFLAETI, translated from the coding sequence ATGTTAATTGCAGTTCTTTTGTTGATAGGATGCGTTGTTCAAACGGGCTTTACGCAACCTGTCAAAAATAAAGTTATTCTCATCAACATTCGCGGCGCATCGAAACAGTTTATTGATTTATCGCTGAAAAAAGCGATTTTTGATAAACCAAGCGCATTTCGTTTTTTGAAAAAAAATGCTCAAATTTCATCCGCTTTAGAACCGATTCCGAATGCGGTTAGAGCAGTTAATAACGCAACTTTGGAAACCGGAGTTTATCCCGAGACTCATGGTATTGTCGGTAATTCTTTTGGGGAAATTATTGATGACAAAGTTGAAACAGCAAGCGGGTTTAACTCGCCTTTTTTGGCGGAAACTATTTAG
- a CDS encoding PQQ-binding-like beta-propeller repeat protein — translation MHTKTAKFLAFLLAILVVTSGVTSAQKPTQTTRATAGTSAGSDWAEWRGPTRDGISQETGLPEKWSPKGENLVWKQPFGGRSAPIVMGNRVFVFNTAGEGAAMQERVMCLDADSGKTLWEYRFNVYQTDVPPRRIAWSSPSGDPETGNIYAFGACNELVALSQDGKLLWSRSMTEEFGAWTTHGGRTVSPIIEGNLVIVSTIIDGWGDTALRRHRYYAFDKRTGECVWISTPGGRPFDTTYSTPVVRTIEGTRLMIAGAGDGTINAIKVNTGEPVWSYGASKRGVNPGVVMKGNLAIVSHQEENLDTNEMGLLAALDATAKGAIGKEQIKWAVKNFQLGPASPVVVDDRIYQVDGGANLFAFDANTGNKLWEQNLGTIQKASLAYGDGKLYVGTENGKFFILKPGATGCQILSAIELEPVDRIQTQSVEGDELIASNEQIISAVALSHGRVYLVTTKNIYCIGRKGKTAAFKATALQAENAPAGAKVAHLQVVPAAVLIKPGETAKFKVRLFDDHGRFIREEQGATWALDGLKGNAANNQFTATSEDTAQAGMVKATVDGVTGISRVRVIAPLPITEDFSGFPAGDVIPKHWINATGKYSIRDENGNKVLVKNPTPPAFKRGRAMMGAANWSNYTIEADVRATMKRRQMGDAGVVAQRYEIVLFGNSQEIRLQSWQIEEKRTVKAPFKWEADKWYRLKLEVQNLPDGKTRVRGKAWAVGEAEPTRWLVEQIDPIPNKQGSPGIYADAPNEVFFDNIKVVANK, via the coding sequence ATGCATACCAAGACGGCTAAATTTTTAGCATTCCTCTTAGCAATCCTCGTCGTCACTTCCGGCGTCACATCAGCGCAAAAGCCCACTCAAACGACACGCGCGACCGCCGGCACCAGCGCCGGAAGCGATTGGGCAGAGTGGCGCGGCCCGACGCGCGACGGCATCTCTCAGGAAACCGGATTGCCTGAAAAATGGTCGCCGAAAGGCGAAAACCTGGTCTGGAAACAGCCGTTTGGCGGACGTTCCGCGCCCATTGTCATGGGCAACCGCGTCTTCGTTTTCAACACCGCAGGCGAAGGCGCTGCCATGCAGGAGCGTGTCATGTGTCTCGATGCGGACAGCGGCAAAACCCTCTGGGAATATCGCTTCAATGTTTATCAAACCGATGTGCCGCCGCGCCGCATCGCCTGGTCGTCACCTTCGGGAGACCCGGAAACCGGCAACATTTATGCATTCGGTGCCTGCAATGAACTGGTGGCGCTCTCACAAGACGGAAAACTTCTCTGGTCGCGTTCGATGACCGAAGAGTTCGGCGCCTGGACGACCCACGGCGGACGCACGGTTTCGCCGATCATCGAAGGTAATCTCGTGATTGTCAGCACCATCATTGACGGTTGGGGCGATACGGCGCTACGCCGCCATCGTTACTATGCTTTCGATAAACGCACAGGCGAATGTGTGTGGATCAGCACACCCGGCGGACGCCCGTTCGATACCACTTATTCAACGCCTGTGGTGAGAACCATCGAAGGCACGCGGTTGATGATTGCCGGCGCAGGCGATGGCACCATCAATGCCATTAAAGTCAACACGGGCGAGCCGGTCTGGAGTTATGGGGCAAGCAAACGCGGCGTCAATCCCGGTGTGGTGATGAAAGGCAATCTGGCTATCGTTTCGCATCAGGAAGAGAACCTCGATACCAATGAAATGGGATTACTCGCGGCGCTTGATGCAACGGCAAAAGGCGCTATCGGCAAAGAGCAAATCAAATGGGCGGTGAAGAATTTTCAACTCGGTCCCGCTTCACCGGTTGTCGTCGATGACCGCATCTATCAGGTGGATGGCGGCGCGAACCTCTTCGCTTTTGACGCCAATACCGGCAACAAACTCTGGGAGCAAAACCTCGGCACCATTCAAAAAGCTTCGCTGGCGTATGGCGACGGCAAACTTTATGTCGGCACCGAAAACGGCAAGTTTTTTATTTTGAAACCGGGCGCGACCGGTTGCCAGATTCTCAGCGCCATCGAACTCGAACCGGTTGATCGCATACAAACGCAAAGCGTCGAAGGCGATGAACTGATTGCCTCGAACGAACAGATTATCTCTGCGGTGGCGCTCTCGCATGGTCGGGTTTATCTGGTTACCACTAAAAATATTTATTGCATCGGGCGCAAAGGCAAAACCGCAGCCTTCAAAGCGACGGCGCTGCAAGCCGAGAATGCGCCTGCGGGTGCAAAAGTCGCGCACCTGCAAGTGGTGCCAGCCGCCGTTTTAATCAAACCCGGCGAAACCGCAAAATTCAAAGTCCGTTTATTCGATGACCACGGTCGTTTCATTCGCGAAGAGCAAGGCGCAACCTGGGCTTTGGATGGACTCAAAGGCAATGCTGCAAATAATCAATTCACAGCGACAAGCGAAGATACGGCACAAGCTGGCATGGTGAAAGCCACCGTTGATGGCGTCACCGGAATCTCGCGCGTTCGCGTCATTGCGCCTTTGCCGATTACCGAAGATTTCAGCGGCTTTCCGGCAGGCGATGTGATTCCCAAACACTGGATCAATGCGACCGGCAAGTATTCGATACGCGATGAAAACGGCAATAAGGTTTTGGTTAAAAATCCCACCCCGCCAGCTTTCAAACGCGGACGCGCAATGATGGGGGCAGCCAACTGGTCGAACTACACGATTGAAGCCGATGTTCGCGCAACCATGAAACGTCGTCAGATGGGTGATGCCGGCGTGGTTGCTCAGCGTTATGAAATCGTGCTGTTTGGCAACAGTCAGGAAATCCGCTTGCAATCCTGGCAAATTGAAGAGAAACGCACCGTGAAAGCGCCATTTAAATGGGAAGCCGATAAATGGTATCGCTTGAAACTTGAAGTGCAGAATCTGCCCGACGGCAAAACCCGCGTGCGCGGCAAAGCCTGGGCGGTCGGCGAAGCGGAACCCACCCGTTGGCTGGTCGAACAAATCGACCCCATTCCCAATAAACAAGGCAGTCCCGGCATCTATGCCGATGCCCCGAATGAAGTTTTCTTCGATAACATAAAGGTGGTGGCAAACAAATGA
- a CDS encoding MBL fold metallo-hydrolase — protein MKRIFLLFIAGVCLDFSGLSVSLAQRENATNASYRRALRIVENSFARMGGKSALAKVENIAFTLVGDLHARNQSVRPDTPFDTFPIATKVVIDLKKERVSWEQRNGLPGGIFFANHIVGSKENNFNLNLERKNYTPLPPNSPIVSLTTRLMPILFLQKALEQKANLRWLGEAIVDGKTHNLVSLVWSGANYTLYFDSTTNLLTKHETLVPDASVGDDWVEFFTTAYQNFDGLLLPTQYRQMRSGKLVRESLYIRITFNQQLDESLFKLPANYPALANPPFAVKNLAKDVYLAEGLAGGGYRSLFVTLNDGILVVDAPGNSQISMQVIREIKKAVPNKPIKHLVLTHFHDDHTGGIRPYIAEGAKILTTQRNRRFFEQMAKAEYTLAPDVFSSKPKNPDFMFIENQQTFSDGDHAVEIYNLNSPHAQDMYVVYLPKEKLLFQADLYNWATDATNEATVDMVEKIEKLGWQVETVIGSHSGSVPYQQIKDEVAAFRAKK, from the coding sequence ATGAAAAGAATTTTTTTATTATTCATCGCAGGCGTTTGCCTTGACTTTTCAGGGTTGTCGGTAAGCTTGGCGCAGCGTGAAAACGCAACCAACGCATCCTATCGCCGGGCTTTGCGAATCGTCGAAAACAGTTTTGCCAGGATGGGCGGCAAATCCGCTTTGGCAAAAGTTGAAAATATAGCCTTCACCCTGGTCGGCGACCTTCATGCAAGAAATCAGAGCGTCCGCCCCGACACGCCTTTTGATACATTCCCGATTGCCACGAAAGTGGTGATTGACCTGAAAAAAGAGCGGGTCAGTTGGGAACAAAGAAACGGTTTACCGGGCGGCATCTTTTTTGCAAATCACATCGTCGGCAGCAAGGAAAATAATTTCAATCTCAATTTGGAGAGAAAAAATTACACGCCTCTGCCGCCCAATTCGCCTATCGTTTCGTTGACGACGCGCTTAATGCCAATCCTCTTTTTGCAAAAGGCGCTCGAACAAAAAGCCAATCTTCGCTGGCTTGGCGAAGCCATAGTTGATGGCAAGACGCACAATTTAGTGAGTCTGGTTTGGAGCGGCGCGAATTATACCCTCTATTTCGATTCGACGACGAACCTGTTGACCAAACACGAAACCCTCGTGCCCGATGCATCGGTTGGAGATGACTGGGTCGAGTTTTTCACCACGGCTTATCAAAACTTTGATGGACTGCTGCTGCCCACCCAATACCGTCAGATGAGAAGCGGAAAACTGGTGCGCGAGTCGCTTTATATAAGGATTACCTTTAACCAGCAACTCGACGAATCACTTTTCAAATTGCCTGCGAATTATCCGGCGCTCGCCAATCCACCTTTTGCAGTAAAAAATTTAGCCAAAGATGTTTACCTTGCGGAAGGATTGGCAGGCGGCGGTTATCGGAGTTTGTTTGTCACTTTGAATGACGGCATCTTGGTCGTTGACGCGCCGGGTAACAGTCAGATTTCGATGCAAGTCATTCGTGAAATCAAAAAAGCCGTCCCCAACAAACCGATAAAACATCTTGTGCTGACGCATTTTCATGATGACCACACGGGCGGCATTCGTCCATACATTGCAGAAGGCGCGAAGATTCTGACGACGCAAAGAAATCGCCGCTTCTTTGAGCAAATGGCAAAAGCCGAATACACGCTCGCGCCCGATGTTTTTTCAAGTAAGCCGAAAAATCCTGATTTTATGTTTATTGAAAATCAACAGACTTTCAGCGATGGCGACCACGCCGTAGAGATTTACAATCTCAACAGTCCGCACGCGCAAGATATGTATGTTGTTTATCTACCCAAAGAAAAACTCCTCTTTCAAGCAGACCTTTACAATTGGGCGACAGATGCAACCAACGAAGCCACGGTTGATATGGTCGAGAAAATCGAAAAACTCGGCTGGCAAGTTGAAACCGTCATCGGCTCACACAGCGGAAGCGTTCCCTATCAACAAATCAAAGATGAGGTGGCAGCCTTTAGGGCTAAGAAATAA
- a CDS encoding peroxiredoxin-like family protein — translation MFSKISIFIIITGLCLLNVFGQGKKEKPVAEELKQLDAESSKQVPPKVLAAGKKGVEELSAAGIVNKALQVGDSMPSFALSDANGKTIRSDDLLKRGHLVIVFYRGAWCPFCNLYLRALQKNLEKIKQQGGNLLAISVEPPERSLTVAEQNKLNFTVLSDPKLEVSRKFRIVYEMPKVTNNAVLELGFDIAKYNGMEKPELPLSATYVVSNQGKIVYAFLDPDYKKRAEPAEIIMALKNLSKPQGRK, via the coding sequence ATGTTTTCAAAAATCAGCATTTTCATCATCATTACAGGTCTATGCCTTCTAAATGTTTTCGGACAAGGGAAAAAAGAGAAGCCCGTTGCTGAGGAGTTGAAGCAACTTGACGCCGAGTCTAGTAAACAAGTTCCGCCGAAAGTTTTGGCAGCGGGGAAAAAAGGCGTAGAAGAACTCAGCGCCGCAGGAATCGTGAACAAGGCTTTGCAAGTTGGCGACTCAATGCCGTCATTTGCGCTTTCCGATGCCAATGGCAAAACCATCAGGAGTGATGATTTGTTGAAGCGCGGGCATCTCGTCATCGTGTTTTATCGCGGAGCGTGGTGTCCGTTCTGCAATCTGTATTTGCGCGCGCTGCAAAAAAATCTCGAAAAAATCAAACAACAGGGCGGGAATCTGTTGGCAATTTCCGTTGAACCTCCTGAACGCTCATTGACCGTCGCCGAACAAAACAAACTGAATTTCACGGTCTTGAGCGACCCCAAACTCGAAGTCTCAAGAAAATTCCGCATCGTTTATGAAATGCCCAAAGTGACCAATAACGCAGTTTTAGAACTCGGATTTGATATTGCCAAATATAACGGGATGGAAAAGCCCGAACTTCCGCTTTCGGCAACTTATGTCGTCAGCAATCAGGGGAAAATCGTTTACGCCTTTCTTGACCCCGATTATAAAAAACGCGCCGAACCTGCGGAAATTATTATGGCTTTGAAAAATTTGTCTAAACCGCAAGGTCGCAAATAA
- a CDS encoding PLP-dependent aminotransferase family protein, with product MSKNFDLQLFLAEAIERKNGVSLFQQIYEGLRQAILFRRLRVGMRLPPTRHLAQELKVSRNTVMGAFEQLIAEGYLTGKQGSGTFVAEELPDDLLQARAESLKVRPQKNSVRKIAKRGKSLSYAAFSFSTESNKPRAFQTGLSAIDEFPLEIWARIVAKRLRKMPRTFLDYGDSLGFLPLREAIAEYLTVSRGARCEASQIIIVAGSQQGLDLAARVLLDKGDEVWIEDPNYPGAHGALLGAGAKLAPVPIDGEGINVKAGKQRAKKACAVYVTPSHQFPLGVVMSLSRRLELLEWANQSSAWIIEDDYDSEFRYNGKPLAALQGLDNHNRVIYLGTFSKVLFPSLRLGYLVVPPDLVEPFGKAQAITMYQTALLEQVVLTDFINAGYFGRHVRRMRALYGERQAALIQAIRKDLHDFLDVEEDSAGMHLVAWLKGNLNAVEIAEMALQNGVYVSPISFYCIKAKLREGILLGYTGINPTEIRRGAKRLQMILQSLSK from the coding sequence TTGAGCAAAAATTTCGATTTACAACTTTTCTTAGCCGAAGCAATCGAGCGCAAAAATGGTGTGTCGCTCTTTCAACAAATTTATGAAGGGTTGCGACAGGCGATTTTGTTCCGGCGATTGCGCGTCGGTATGCGGTTGCCTCCAACTCGTCATTTGGCTCAAGAACTGAAAGTGTCGCGCAACACGGTGATGGGCGCTTTTGAGCAACTGATTGCCGAAGGTTATTTGACCGGAAAGCAAGGTTCGGGAACTTTCGTCGCCGAAGAATTGCCCGATGATTTATTGCAGGCGCGAGCGGAAAGCCTCAAAGTTCGTCCACAAAAAAACTCTGTTCGTAAGATTGCCAAACGGGGGAAATCGCTTTCCTACGCCGCTTTCAGCTTTTCAACGGAATCGAACAAACCGCGCGCGTTTCAAACGGGTTTATCCGCCATTGATGAATTTCCTTTGGAGATTTGGGCGCGAATCGTCGCCAAGCGATTAAGAAAAATGCCCAGAACATTTTTGGATTACGGCGATTCGCTGGGCTTTCTTCCGCTTCGCGAAGCGATTGCCGAATATCTGACGGTATCGCGTGGCGCGCGTTGCGAAGCCAGCCAAATCATCATCGTCGCAGGCTCGCAGCAAGGTCTTGATTTGGCAGCGCGGGTTCTGCTTGATAAAGGCGATGAAGTTTGGATTGAAGACCCCAATTATCCGGGGGCGCACGGCGCGTTGCTTGGTGCGGGCGCAAAACTCGCGCCTGTTCCGATAGACGGCGAAGGCATCAATGTCAAAGCCGGAAAACAACGCGCAAAAAAGGCCTGCGCGGTTTACGTTACACCTTCTCATCAATTTCCTTTAGGTGTGGTAATGAGTTTATCGCGTCGGCTGGAACTTCTGGAATGGGCAAATCAATCGTCGGCTTGGATTATTGAAGACGATTACGACAGCGAGTTTCGTTATAATGGAAAACCGTTAGCGGCTTTGCAAGGATTAGACAATCATAACCGCGTGATTTATTTGGGGACATTTAGCAAAGTTCTTTTTCCTTCGCTTAGGTTAGGGTACTTGGTTGTGCCACCTGACTTGGTTGAGCCTTTCGGCAAAGCGCAAGCAATAACGATGTATCAAACGGCTTTGCTCGAACAAGTTGTTCTGACCGATTTCATTAACGCCGGATATTTCGGGCGACATGTGAGGCGAATGCGCGCGCTCTATGGTGAAAGGCAAGCGGCGTTAATTCAGGCGATTAGAAAAGACCTCCATGACTTTCTTGATGTGGAAGAAGATTCGGCAGGAATGCACTTGGTCGCTTGGTTAAAAGGAAACTTAAACGCGGTTGAGATCGCAGAGATGGCTTTACAAAACGGCGTTTATGTTTCGCCGATTTCGTTTTATTGCATCAAGGCAAAGTTGCGCGAAGGCATTTTGCTTGGTTACACCGGCATCAACCCAACAGAAATTCGCAGAGGCGCGAAGCGATTGCAAATGATTTTGCAGTCGCTGTCCAAGTAG